TGGAGAAGGATCCAGTGTGGAGCAGTGAATTCATGACATGGTGGGGAGCTTCCTTGTTTATTCTTGCCTTCATGTGACCACAGCTGGATGCCTGAAGGGCCCTTCTCCTTGGATAATGATAACAGAGGTGAATTGATGAATGCAGTGCCACTTGGGCTTCTGCTTTGAGCACTGCCTTGTCAGGATCACCCTGTTCCAGGACGAGTTACCTTTGCATCCTCCCTCTTTGTCAGGCTGCCACTTTGCCCCCCGTGCCCTGCTGCCgtgcagagcactgctggcacaggggcaggtggcagctcagggctgggaatgccaTCAAAGCACAGGTCTTATTGACATGGTAACACTCTTTCAGGAACACGGTTGTTGCAGACACtgtaaagagacaaaaaagcTGGGCATGCCCATATGTTTAAgcagaggataaaaaaaaaaatctctgtaagGACAGTAGTAATCAAGTAGTAACCATCTTGTGCATCTGAGGTCAGAAGCATGTTGCCTTCAGGTATCtagaaattcaaattttaatcTTCTGTCTCCaccttgttttggtttttttaatagaaactaCTGTCAGACCATGGGCAAAAAACCTGTGCCATCCTCAAAAGTACCAAGAGGAGATTAAAAGAGGACCACTGCTTTGTTCCTCAAGAAAATCCTCATGCTTCCAAAGCTAGAAGGAACCTCTTCAATGAATTCACTGCCTATGAAGAGcaagccagccctgctgtggaCAGCTGGGTCTTGCAGACCTTAGGATTAAAAGATGTGAACACCATTGATGAAGCTTCAGCTAACTACAGTGCCCTGTCCCCAGACCTTGGAAAAGACACGTACTGCCTGAgccctgggggagcagcagaCTACGAGCAcaggggagaagcagcagcagtgtttagCTGCAGCCATGTGCCCCCAGGCAGCAACAgcacccatccctgcagccaggattCTCCCTTTCTTCCTGAATTTTCTTCAGCACCCTGCATctcctcaccagtgccaagtgtTTCCTCTGTCCCAGCCTATGGGTTGCCTTATTTGACTGGTGGTTTGTCACCCAACAAAACAGAAGTGGCCTTCACAACGTCCCTGAGTCCCCACCGCAATGTGAGAACGCACAGCTTCCACCAAGGACAGGCCTTTGTGCGCAGGGACGACGATGGGGGGTGGAGATTCACCTGGGTGCCCAAGCAGGCTGAGTGATGCACCTGATCAAGGGTCAGCCATAGGGGATGTAGGAGTCACACTTCACCTTGTGCATCAGACAGCTTCAGGCAGAAAAAAGGACCCCTTTTGGGCTTCTTTAAACCCACTCCTCATTCCCTCACAGATTTTCACAGATGTGACTCCAGATAGCACTTGGACAATTTTCTGCCCCAGATGTTCAAACTGGATTCCTTTCTCTTGTGCCTGTGTTGAGATACCTGCTTTTACCTGTTTCCTGGGGTTTTGTCATCAGCTCTTCTTTGTTACTGGTAGtttccaggctggagagctTTCACCTTCGATGATCACTTTCACATGCACCAAACGGGAAAGCACTTTGGGAAAACCCCTCTCTCCCTTTGGAAATAACACCTGTCTCACAGAtatccacagaaaacaaaggaggCATAGGTTGGAGGCTGAGGATCAGCAGTTTCTAAGtgatttctgtctctcttgACTACACAGAAAGCCTTGGATTTAACAAGTACCCATGGCTGCCTTAGGTGCTGCACAAGGCTGACCTACCTGCAGTTCCATGGTGCTGTCACATTCTTTAATGAGgcctcaaaataaaaacaggatTTACTTCTAATGCTTGGAGGCTAC
The genomic region above belongs to Motacilla alba alba isolate MOTALB_02 chromosome 9, Motacilla_alba_V1.0_pri, whole genome shotgun sequence and contains:
- the GMNC gene encoding geminin coiled-coil domain-containing protein 1, producing the protein MSAGRPCPEPDFAGGSGCACPWSAPAGVSKETWAAVCAAEPPHSQGRREARPPGQFCSPQLGAQDAAWQGDQLSSQLYRNKQLQDTLLQKEEELARLHEENNNLRQYLNSALIKCLEEKAKKLLSDHGQKTCAILKSTKRRLKEDHCFVPQENPHASKARRNLFNEFTAYEEQASPAVDSWVLQTLGLKDVNTIDEASANYSALSPDLGKDTYCLSPGGAADYEHRGEAAAVFSCSHVPPGSNSTHPCSQDSPFLPEFSSAPCISSPVPSVSSVPAYGLPYLTGGLSPNKTEVAFTTSLSPHRNVRTHSFHQGQAFVRRDDDGGWRFTWVPKQAE